Genomic segment of Pseudoalteromonas sp. NC201:
TCTTTAGGTTGCTTAAATACCGCAGAGCCTGCGGAATATTGTTTGTGTTCACCGGTCAGGAAATAGCTCAAAGACAAGTGATAACCCGAAATATCTCCCCCATCTAATGCAGAAGTAGGGTCTAGGGTATCTAAGTTGCGTGTGGCATATTCGGCCTCAAGCATAAAGGCGTTATGTTGATAAGCGAGTTCTAACCCGGCTTGTGACATGCTATCAAGGGCAACTACATCACCGCCTGCAGCATAATCCACGAGGCGCACTTTGGCTTCGCGTACTTCACCGCGAGCAAGGCGATTACCCAGCGTTGCACCGCCCATATCACGGTACGAACCCCAACCACCTAAATGCAGGGTTTTACCGGGAGTGTGTTGCGACCAAGTCAAACGCCCCGAATAGGCAAGTGCCAGACGGTCATCTTGGTCACGCCCAGATGCACCAAATGCGTCGTTTTTATATACCCCTAACGCATAGCGAAAACCGGAATCTTTAAAATATTGATAAGCTGATGCGCCCCACCGAAAGTAAGGAGAAAACGTATCAGCGATGGAACTGCGCTCTATGGTATTGATGTGTTTGCTGCTAGTGAGCGCATTCAGGGTGATATCTTCTCTTAATTTACCAAACTGAAAGCGCGGGCCGTTGTTCCAACCGGTATAGCGCACTCTTACTGTGACTATCTCGGCATCGCCTTCGGCAAAATCGAGTAGTAACTTGTGTTCCCAGTCGCCTTGCTCACTCTCTACATAGGTGCGGATCCGACGCGGAAAAAAGTCGCTGGCGGCATTACCCTTATTATCGGCGCTGTATGCACCACTAAAATGGTTAAAATCGAGTTGTACACGCCCACCAAACTCAAGGTTCAGTGATTTATTGGACTGTAATTCCTTTAATTGCGCTTCTAGCTTTGCAACCTTGCTGGCGAGTGCTTCATCTTGTTGTGCCAAAACGGGGCAAGCAGTTACTGCAATTAATGACATTGCTGCAACTGGCTTCATTATTGTTGTTCTCATTGCTCTGTACTCATTTGTCTTAAACGTATTGTGACTAGCGACTACAACCTGCTATCAAGTACGAGCTTATTGTTAACCCTCAATTAACCATAGATTGCGGAAATAAGTTGATTAAGTTGAGTAAAACGCGTTTTGTGCATAAAAATCATGAGCAATATGCACAAAACCCAAAGTAGTGTGGAAATAAATAACGAGTGAAGCGAAAGTATGACTGCTGCGTTAATCAAAATATCTAAGATGTGGATGATGAATTAACCGAGCTTTTCTCTGAGGCTCTGGAAACGGTGAGCCTAAAAAGCTCAATATAGAATAATACTTTGCCCCCTAGAATAAGCAGAAATAAGACACACAACACACCAAAAACCATCACATTAATAAAACAATACACTCAATAAATTTAAATTTGGTGTAATTCCAACCACTTAGATCTAAATAAGAATTATTTTCAAAAAGATCGTTGACAGCCCTTCAAATCTAATTGATAATCACTATCAACAAGGCGAGAGTGACGGCTCAACTTGTTATCACAATAGTTTCTTGACCCGAAACAAGGCTGGTATCCACAACTACCAAGGACGTTAGCAGGCACTTGCATTGCTCCTCGTATTTAGACGCTAACTCCACTTTTTACTTGCTACATTGCTCATATCGGTGACGGTAGATATGAAATCAAAAAGCCCTGCTCAGGGCTTTTTTTATGCCCAAAATTTATTTTCACTTCGGTATTTCCTAGAAAAACAGCCACACTAATATTAATGAGAATTATTTTCAAAAAAGTATTGACTCATTGTTAAATCTAACTGATAATCACTATCAACAAGACGGCAACGTGTTGTTTCGCCAACTCAGTTAGTAAGGTTGATAGTTGTAAAGCCCTGTCTACCTGATGTACTCACTACCTTGAGATTGGCATTAGTACTCTAGTTTGTTTCTCGACCCTGAAACACGGCTGGCCAACGTTAATGGCTTGAATGAACTTAACTCAGTCGCCCCTAAACCTGACTAAGTTTATTCTCACAATTTACTTGCTACATTGCTCATATCGGTGACGGTAGATATGAACGTAAAAAGCCCTGCTCAGGGCTTTTTTTATGCCCAAAATTTATACCAATTGAATTAATTCTCTAATCAATTTGAAGGGTGAAATAGCATATTAGCTTCGTTAAAAATTTCTCATTTAGAACAACTAAATAGCAAAATTTTTGCCTTGCTACTAAAGCTATTTCCCTGCTTCAAGATAGATCATTTACTTAATACAACTGGTATTATATCTATTTTCAGCACTTACCGAAAAACAGCTATACAAATATTAATGAGAATTATTTTCAAAAAGGTATTGACCTAACGGCTAATCTAATTGATAATCAATATCAACAAGAGGACATACTCTTGCTGATTCGACCCTGAATCGTGTTGTCGGTGATGTGCTACAACGCCCCTTGATGTGTATCACTGGCAACCACTTTTTACTTGCTACATTGCTCATATCGGTGACGGTAGATATGAATCAAAAAGCCCTGCTCAGGGCTTTTTTTATGCCTACATTTTCTATCAGCGTTTGTTCAGCTGTAATGTCGTGTAATCGTTTTCTTTTACTAGAATCCGTATCATTCTATTTTTCCAAAAATAACAATAATATGAACGCTCGACGCTACCGTTATAACATGTTGTTAAGCCTGCTGCTGCTGGTAGGGTTTATTTTCACCAGCTGGATAAGTATCGAGCATGCTAAACAATCGTTGTATAAAGGGGTGAGCGATGATGCTCTGCCACTCACCAGCCATCTGATTGATTTAGATATACAAAAACGGCTTCAAGCTCCAATTATTGTTTCTCAGCAAATGGCAAATAACGTCTTTATTAAACGTTGGCTAACGTCTTCACAGCAAGACCCTGCGCTTATTTTCACCTACTTAGAAGATACTCGAGTATTACATCACGCAAAAACGAGCTTTTTAGTGGATGACAAGAACCTCACTTATTACCACTTTGATGGTAACACCCAGCAGTTAGACATCCGTGCCAAACAAAATGATTGGTACCGAGAAAGCCTGCATAGCGATGCTGACTATGCGCTCAATGTTGATATAGACCCAAGAGATAACAACGAAGCCATTGTTTACGTCAATCATAAAATAAGGCAAAACAACGATGTAATTGGCGTTGTTGGGGTTGGCATCTTATTGGCTGATTTACATAATTTAATCGAACAATACGAAGCCAGCTACGCACGCAAACTGTACTTTATTGACCACAAAGGCAGGCTATTATTTTTTAACGATCAGACCCTATCTGGCACCAGTATTCATGATCGTTTTCCAACCCAAGCAACGGCGCTGCTCAATCAATCCGAATATCAATTTCGGTTGGAAACTGACGACCATGCCGAGTTTGTTCATTCGCGCTATTTGGACTCTATAGGCTGGTATTTAATTGTTGAACAAACAATAGATAAATCAAGTGGAATAAGCGACATACTCACAACCAATTTATGGGTAGGGAGCCTAGTCACCCTATTAATATTAGCCGTAGCGCAGTTGACGTTTAATCACTATCAAAAACGCTTAGAAAAAATGGCGAAGTACGACAAACTCACCGATACCTTTAATCGCCAAGCCTTTGAGCCACAGCTTCAGCACCATTTAGCGAAAGCGCGTACCCAATCAACCCCAGTAGTGATGCTGATGATGGACATTGACCACTTCAAACAAGTGAACGACCAACATGGCCATGTGGTAGGCGACAGAGTGCTGCAATGCTTCTCGAACGTATGTAAACGCCAGATAGAAAACAACGGTTTGTTGTGTCGCTGGGGAGGTGAAGAATTTATGGTATTGCTACCCAAAGCGACGTTAGAACAAGGAATTGCGATTGCTGAGAAGATCCATGTTGCTCTAGAGCAGGCGGAATGTGAGGTCAAAGTGACTGTCAGTATTGGCGTTGCACAATACCATATTGATGAATCAGAAGATGGTTTTATAAAGCGCGCCGATGCCGCGCTCTATCGTGCCAAACAAGGCCGGAATCAAACCAAATTCGCTGCTTAGCGGCGATTCTTACGCGCTCTTGCGCGGCGCTGACGTTTTTCATCTTCACGCGCAGCCTTTTTGGCCTCAGCTTGTGCTCGTAACTCAGCAACCATTTCTTCTTCCGACTCTCGCATTTCCGGCGTTTCCATCGTGATCTGCCCGATAACAGCATCGCGCAGTTCGTTGATTAAAATCTCCGACATCTTATGCGTATCGACCTGATTGCCGCCCTTTACACAACCACGCTTGCGGCCAGCCATCTCG
This window contains:
- a CDS encoding sensor domain-containing diguanylate cyclase, which codes for MNARRYRYNMLLSLLLLVGFIFTSWISIEHAKQSLYKGVSDDALPLTSHLIDLDIQKRLQAPIIVSQQMANNVFIKRWLTSSQQDPALIFTYLEDTRVLHHAKTSFLVDDKNLTYYHFDGNTQQLDIRAKQNDWYRESLHSDADYALNVDIDPRDNNEAIVYVNHKIRQNNDVIGVVGVGILLADLHNLIEQYEASYARKLYFIDHKGRLLFFNDQTLSGTSIHDRFPTQATALLNQSEYQFRLETDDHAEFVHSRYLDSIGWYLIVEQTIDKSSGISDILTTNLWVGSLVTLLILAVAQLTFNHYQKRLEKMAKYDKLTDTFNRQAFEPQLQHHLAKARTQSTPVVMLMMDIDHFKQVNDQHGHVVGDRVLQCFSNVCKRQIENNGLLCRWGGEEFMVLLPKATLEQGIAIAEKIHVALEQAECEVKVTVSIGVAQYHIDESEDGFIKRADAALYRAKQGRNQTKFAA
- a CDS encoding OprO/OprP family phosphate-selective porin codes for the protein MKPVAAMSLIAVTACPVLAQQDEALASKVAKLEAQLKELQSNKSLNLEFGGRVQLDFNHFSGAYSADNKGNAASDFFPRRIRTYVESEQGDWEHKLLLDFAEGDAEIVTVRVRYTGWNNGPRFQFGKLREDITLNALTSSKHINTIERSSIADTFSPYFRWGASAYQYFKDSGFRYALGVYKNDAFGASGRDQDDRLALAYSGRLTWSQHTPGKTLHLGGWGSYRDMGGATLGNRLARGEVREAKVRLVDYAAGGDVVALDSMSQAGLELAYQHNAFMLEAEYATRNLDTLDPTSALDGGDISGYHLSLSYFLTGEHKQYSAGSAVFKQPKEVKNAWELVARISSMDAENANQGTQVDAYTLGGTYYHSSSLKFMANLVYVDVSGAGSTALVGDEDSGFGFAARLQYLF